GAGCAGGCCCGCGGCGGCATCACCGACGTCAAATCGGACATCTATTCGCTTGGCGTGGTGCTCTATGAGATGCTGACCGGCGAGCTGCCGTTCTCCGGCGAGACGCCGATTTCGGTCGCGCTCAAACATTTGCAGGACCACTTCGTCGAGCCGCGCCAGATCAACCCCTCACTTCCGCAGTCGGTGGAGAACATCATCCTCAAGTCGCTGGCCAAAGACCCGGGTGTGCGCTACCAGAGCGCACGCGAGATGGCGCGCGATCTGGAGAAGGCACTGCTCTATCCGAACGTGCCGAAGTTCACTCCGCCCCTGTTTGACGAGCAGAGCACGATCCAAATGCCGGCTGTCGGCCTGCGCAGCGCGAAACCTGCGACCGCCGGGTCGACGCAGCCGCCTGCCGAACCGGTCCAGTCGGCTGAGGGGAACAAGCCTGCCGCTGTGGAAGAAGAGGCAGGCGGCAAAAAGAAAAAGAACTTCTGGCGTCCGGTGATCTGGCTGTTTGCGATCTTCCTGTTGCTTGGCGTCGGCGCGGTCACCGCGTACACGCTCGTCACCAATTACATGGGCGAAAAAGATGTCACGATGCCCGACGTCGTCGGCAAGACGTACGACGTGGCGGTCAAAGAGCTGCTTAACGCAGGCCTTGACATCAACAACATCAACAAAGAAGAAGAGTACAGCGACAAGGAGCCGGCCGGCACGGTCATTCGCCAGGACCAGTACGGCGGCAAAACGATCAAAGCCAACCGCGAAGTGACATTGACCGTCTCCCGCGGTCAGGAAAAGATGGAGATGCCGGTCGTCACCGAGCTCAGCCGTGACAAGGCGCTCGAGAAGCTGAAACAGGAAGGTGTCAGCGCGGAAAACGTGTCGTTCGAAGAGCGCGAGGACGCGAACGCAGCGGCCGGTACGGTGCTGTCGCAAAATCCGGCTTCCGGCGTGACGATCGACAAGGTGACGCGGATCGTGTTGACCGTCGCCAAAGCGATTGAAAAAGCGAGCGTGCCGCAGTTGAGCGGGCTGACCGTTCAGGATGCGACCGCCCGCTTGACCGGAGCCGGCTTTAAAGTCGGCGAAGTGATCTCCCAGTACTCCGACAAGGTTCCGTCCGGGAAAGTGATCGGCACCTCGCCGTCCTACACGCCGGGCACGGAGCTGAACAAAGGCGAAACGATTTCGCTCGTCGTCTCCCAAGGCACGAAAGAAGAGCCGAAGAAGAAGACGTATGACGTGCAGGTTCCGGTGGGGGAAGGCGAGAAAAAGCGCGTCAAGATCGTGAAAAATGATGCGCAGTCCAACGCTGTCGTCGTCGATGAGACGATCGAAGCCACGAAAACCTACCATGTGGAAGTGATCGTCAAGCCGGGCGAGATCGCTTCGATCAAAGTCTATATCGACGGCAAGGAAGAGAAGACGATACCTATTCAGTACGAAGACTAAGCACATGACTTCCTGAGAGTACGGAGGCAACACATGCCAGAAGGGCTCATTACCAAAGCAATCGCCGGATTTTACTATGTACAAGACGGAGACGTCGTGCGCCAATGCCGGGCGCGCGGCGTTTTCAAGAAGCAAGGCATCACCCCTTTGGTGGGCGACCGTGTGGTCTATACGCCCATCGGCGGGCAGGAAGGCGTCGTCGAAGAGCTCCTGCCCCGCAATAACGAGCTGGTGCGCCCGCCGCTCGCCAACATCGACCAGTGCGTGCTGACGTTTTCGGTCAAGGAGCCGGATTTCAATCCCAAGCTGCTCGACCGGATGCTGGTGCAGGTGGAGCGGGAAAGTCTGCCCGCCGTGATCGTGTTGACCAAAGTCGACCTGCTGGCCGACCAGGCAG
The Tumebacillus sp. BK434 DNA segment above includes these coding regions:
- the pknB gene encoding Stk1 family PASTA domain-containing Ser/Thr kinase produces the protein MIGRKLGDRYEVIERIGGGGMAVVYRALDTLLNRFVSIKVLHAQFSTDEEFVRRFRREAQAAASLSHPNVVNIYDVGMEGDEYYIVMEFVDGLTLKEVIQDRAPLPVQEAIDICKQICSALGHAHENNIVHRDIKPHNILIGKDGRVKVTDFGIARAITSNTITQDGSVLGSVHYFSPEQARGGITDVKSDIYSLGVVLYEMLTGELPFSGETPISVALKHLQDHFVEPRQINPSLPQSVENIILKSLAKDPGVRYQSAREMARDLEKALLYPNVPKFTPPLFDEQSTIQMPAVGLRSAKPATAGSTQPPAEPVQSAEGNKPAAVEEEAGGKKKKNFWRPVIWLFAIFLLLGVGAVTAYTLVTNYMGEKDVTMPDVVGKTYDVAVKELLNAGLDINNINKEEEYSDKEPAGTVIRQDQYGGKTIKANREVTLTVSRGQEKMEMPVVTELSRDKALEKLKQEGVSAENVSFEEREDANAAAGTVLSQNPASGVTIDKVTRIVLTVAKAIEKASVPQLSGLTVQDATARLTGAGFKVGEVISQYSDKVPSGKVIGTSPSYTPGTELNKGETISLVVSQGTKEEPKKKTYDVQVPVGEGEKKRVKIVKNDAQSNAVVVDETIEATKTYHVEVIVKPGEIASIKVYIDGKEEKTIPIQYED